In Lotus japonicus ecotype B-129 chromosome 5, LjGifu_v1.2, one genomic interval encodes:
- the LOC130717855 gene encoding protein PSK SIMULATOR 1 isoform X1 — protein MGGICSRSWKATVDGVAVDNALDGSSRNANGHANNEPGTTYQTGHINSNSNLRPIDDESDKHQRESFSFSALDKVSYGTSGDDINDGIPSLSRALSHKSRSTRSRQAAVKVSEVSSLLGRAGTAGLGKAVEVLDTLGSSMTNLNLSSGFTSGVATKGNKISILAFEVANTIVKGANLMQSLSQENIKHLKEVVLPSEGVQNLISRDMNELLRIAAADKREELKIFSGEVVRFGNRCKDPQWHNLDRYFEKLGSELTPQKQLKEEAEVVMQQLMTYVQYTAELYHELHALDRFDQDYRRKLQEEDNSNATQRGDSLAILRSELKSQKKHVRNLKKKSLWSKILEEVMEKFVDVVNFLYLEIHEAFGSADPDKQVKDSQGNHKKLGSAGLALHYANIITQIDTLVSRSSSVPPNTRDTLYQGLPPNVKSALRTRLQSFQVKEELTVQQIKAEMEKTLQWLVPIATNTTKAHHGFGWVGEWANTGSDVNRKPAGQTDLLRIETLHHADNEKTEAYILELVVWLHHLVSQVRVGNGGIRSPAKSPIRSPTQKTGQLFTHKGCSTSPMLTFEDQQMLRDVSKRKLTPGISKSQEFSTAKTRLSKHHRLSKSSSHSPISESKNDMFSTRRVLPSVPVIDFDIDRMKALDVIDRVDTIGSS, from the exons ATGGGTGGTATTTGCTCGAGGTCGTGGAAAGCCACTGTGGATGGTGTAGCTGTAGATAATGCACTTGATGGAAGCTCGAGGAATGCTAATGGCCATGCTAATAATGAGCCTGGAACGACTTATCAGACTGGACATATAAATAGCAACTCGAATCTGCGTCCTATTGACGATGAATCGGATAAGCATCAACGAGAATCGTTTTCATTCTCTGCATTGGATAAGGTTTCATATGGGACTAGTGGTGATGATATCAATGATGGCATTCCTAGCTTGTCCAGGGCGTTATCACATAAATCTAGATCAACTAGGTCAAGGCAAGCTGCTGTCAAG GTATCAGAAGTGAGTTCACTTTTGGGCAGAGCTGGTACAGCTGGACTTGGCAAGGCAGTAGAAGTTTTGGACACATTAGGAAGTAGTATGACAAATTTGAATCTCAGTAGTGGCTTTACATCAGGCGTGGCAacaaaaggaaataaaatttcaattttggcCTTCGAAGTTGCAAACACAATTGTTAAGGGTGCCAATCTGATGCAATCTCTTTCACAAGAGAACATTAAACATTTAAAAGAGGTGGTTCTACCATCTGAAGGAGTGCAAAATTTGATATCCAGAGATATGAATGAACTCCTACGTATTGCTGCAGCAGACAAGAG AGAagaattgaaaatattttctggtGAAGTTGTACGATTTGGAAATCGTTGTAAAGATCCTCAGTGGCACAACCTGGATCGCTATTTTGAGAA ATTAGGCTCAGAGCTGACACCACAAAAGCAATTGAAAGAGGAAGCAGAGGTTGTGATGCAACAACTAATGACCTATGTTCAATATACAGCG GAATTATATCATGAATTGCATGCCTTAGACAGGTTTGATCAAGATTATCGGCGCAAGCTTCAAGAAGAGGACAATTCAAATGCCACACAAAGAG GAGACAGCCTTGCAATTTTAAGATCAGAACTgaagagtcaaaagaagcatgtaagaaatttgaagaaaaaatcacTGTGGTCCAAAATTTTGGAAGAG GTGATGGAAAAGTTCGTAGACGTTGTCAATTTTCTGTATTTGGAGATACATGAAGCATTTGGTAGTGCTG ACCCTGATAAGCAAGTGAAAGATTCTCAAGGAAACCATAAGAAGTTGGGATCTGCTGGTCTTGCTTTGCATTATGCAAACATTATCACTCAAATTGATACTCTG GTGTCTCGATCAAGTTCTGTGCCTCCTAATACGAGGGATACTTTATATCAAGGGCTGCCACCTAATGTAAAATCAGCATTGCGTACGAGGTTACAGTCATTTCAGGTCAAAGAAGAG CTTACTGTCCAACAGATCAAAGCTGAAATGGAGAAAACATTGCAGTGGCTTGTTCCTATTGCCACCAACACAACGAA AGCTCATCATGGCTTTGGATGGGTTGGAGAATGGGCAAATACAGG GTCTGACGTCAACCGTAAACCCGCTGGCCAAACCGACTTGTTGAGAATTGAAACGCTCCACCACGCTGACAATGAAAAAACTGAAGCTTACATACTTGAACTTGTTGTCTGGCTCCATCACCTAGTCAGCCAAGTGAGAGTTGGTAATGGAGGAATAAGGTCACCAGCCAAATCGCCAATCCGTTCTCCCACTCAGAAGACAGGGCAGTTATTCACACACAAAGGTTGCTCTACTTCTCCCATGTTAACATTTGAAGATCAGCAAATGCTTCGCGATGTCAGCAAGAGGAAACTAACACCAGGCATCAGTAAGAGCCAGGAATTCAGCACTGCCAAGACTAGGTTGAGCAAACACCATAGGCTTAGCAAGAGTAGTAGTCATTCCCCAATCAGTGAAAGCAAAAATGACATGTTCTCTACAAGGAGGGTGCTGCCTTCTGTTCCTGTCATTGACTTTGATATTGACCGAATGAAGGCCTTGGATGTCATTGATAGGGTGGATACCATTGGAAGTTCTTGA
- the LOC130717855 gene encoding protein PSK SIMULATOR 1 isoform X2 encodes MGGICSRSWKATVDGVAVDNALDGSSRNANGHANNEPGTTYQTGHINSNSNLRPIDDESDKHQRESFSFSALDKVSYGTSGDDINDGIPSLSRALSHKSRSTRSRQAAVKVSEVSSLLGRAGTAGLGKAVEVLDTLGSSMTNLNLSSGFTSGVATKGNKISILAFEVANTIVKGANLMQSLSQENIKHLKEVVLPSEGVQNLISRDMNELLRIAAADKREELKIFSGEVVRFGNRCKDPQWHNLDRYFEKLGSELTPQKQLKEEAEVVMQQLMTYVQYTAELYHELHALDRFDQDYRRKLQEEDNSNATQRGDSLAILRSELKSQKKHVRNLKKKSLWSKILEEVMEKFVDVVNFLYLEIHEAFGSADPDKQVKDSQGNHKKLGSAGLALHYANIITQIDTLVSRSSSVPPNTRDTLYQGLPPNVKSALRTRLQSFQVKEEVHIPFPSYILLAGLLSNRSKLKWRKHCSGLFLLPPTQRKLIMALDGLENGQIQGLTSTVNPLAKPTC; translated from the exons ATGGGTGGTATTTGCTCGAGGTCGTGGAAAGCCACTGTGGATGGTGTAGCTGTAGATAATGCACTTGATGGAAGCTCGAGGAATGCTAATGGCCATGCTAATAATGAGCCTGGAACGACTTATCAGACTGGACATATAAATAGCAACTCGAATCTGCGTCCTATTGACGATGAATCGGATAAGCATCAACGAGAATCGTTTTCATTCTCTGCATTGGATAAGGTTTCATATGGGACTAGTGGTGATGATATCAATGATGGCATTCCTAGCTTGTCCAGGGCGTTATCACATAAATCTAGATCAACTAGGTCAAGGCAAGCTGCTGTCAAG GTATCAGAAGTGAGTTCACTTTTGGGCAGAGCTGGTACAGCTGGACTTGGCAAGGCAGTAGAAGTTTTGGACACATTAGGAAGTAGTATGACAAATTTGAATCTCAGTAGTGGCTTTACATCAGGCGTGGCAacaaaaggaaataaaatttcaattttggcCTTCGAAGTTGCAAACACAATTGTTAAGGGTGCCAATCTGATGCAATCTCTTTCACAAGAGAACATTAAACATTTAAAAGAGGTGGTTCTACCATCTGAAGGAGTGCAAAATTTGATATCCAGAGATATGAATGAACTCCTACGTATTGCTGCAGCAGACAAGAG AGAagaattgaaaatattttctggtGAAGTTGTACGATTTGGAAATCGTTGTAAAGATCCTCAGTGGCACAACCTGGATCGCTATTTTGAGAA ATTAGGCTCAGAGCTGACACCACAAAAGCAATTGAAAGAGGAAGCAGAGGTTGTGATGCAACAACTAATGACCTATGTTCAATATACAGCG GAATTATATCATGAATTGCATGCCTTAGACAGGTTTGATCAAGATTATCGGCGCAAGCTTCAAGAAGAGGACAATTCAAATGCCACACAAAGAG GAGACAGCCTTGCAATTTTAAGATCAGAACTgaagagtcaaaagaagcatgtaagaaatttgaagaaaaaatcacTGTGGTCCAAAATTTTGGAAGAG GTGATGGAAAAGTTCGTAGACGTTGTCAATTTTCTGTATTTGGAGATACATGAAGCATTTGGTAGTGCTG ACCCTGATAAGCAAGTGAAAGATTCTCAAGGAAACCATAAGAAGTTGGGATCTGCTGGTCTTGCTTTGCATTATGCAAACATTATCACTCAAATTGATACTCTG GTGTCTCGATCAAGTTCTGTGCCTCCTAATACGAGGGATACTTTATATCAAGGGCTGCCACCTAATGTAAAATCAGCATTGCGTACGAGGTTACAGTCATTTCAGGTCAAAGAAGAGGTGCATATCCCAtttccatcatacattttaTTAGCTGG CTTACTGTCCAACAGATCAAAGCTGAAATGGAGAAAACATTGCAGTGGCTTGTTCCTATTGCCACCAACACAACGAA AGCTCATCATGGCTTTGGATGGGTTGGAGAATGGGCAAATACAGG GTCTGACGTCAACCGTAAACCCGCTGGCCAAACCGACTTGTTGA
- the LOC130719450 gene encoding protein-tyrosine-phosphatase PTP1 isoform X1, whose amino-acid sequence MAAGNSSSPSPSVFSHEILNFSPDSPTPISLTPDQLKHCTQALSLFKQKLLNPHTISQEFAYLQTNRFTPSQMKRSCNVALDPVNSSKNRYTDVIPFDKNRVVLKSSTDYRPAALGYINASFVSTSSPGVVASQFIATQGPLPHTYEDFWEMVIQYHCPAIVMLTRLVDNYKMVKCGDYFQSEDGPREFGNISVNCKWAKTTEASLVLRHLEVNRSEGEGAPLSVLHIQYPEWPDHGVPKDTSAVREILKRLYNLPPNLGPIVVHCSAGIGRTGTYCTIHNAIQRILAGDMSAVDIANTVAMFRSQRIGMVQTQEQYIFCYEAIMDELEDLVSQQH is encoded by the exons ATGGCCGCCGGCAACTCCTCATCTCCCTCCCCCTCCGTATTTTCTCACGAGATTTTGAATTTCTCCCCCGATTCCCCCACCCCAATCTCTCTCACTCCCGACCAGCTCAAGCACTGCACCCAAGCGCTCTCCTTGTTCAAGCAGAAGCTCCTCAATCCTCACACCATCTCCCAAGAGTTCGCTTACTTGCAG ACGAACAGGTTTACACCGAGTCAGATGAAGAGGAGTTGCAACGTTGCTCTTGATCCTGTCAATTCCAGCAAGAATCGATACACTGATGTGATCCCAT TTGATAAGAACAGGGTTGTTCTGAAATCAAGCACTGATTATAGGCCTGCAGCATTGGGGTATATCAATGCAAGCTTTGTCTCG ACATCTTCCCCTGGAGTTGTAGCATCCCAGTTTATAGCCACACAAGGCCCGCTGCCGCACACTTATGAGGATTTCTGGGAAATGGTTATCCAATATCACTGCCCTGCAATTGTGATGCTTACTAGGTTGGTCGACAATTACAAG ATGGTAAAGTGTGGAGATTACTTTCAATCTGAGGATGGACCTAGAGAATTTGGAAATATCTCTGTTAACTGTAAATGGGCGAAAACCACTGAAGCTTCGTTGGTGCTGCGCCATTTAGAGGTGAACCGTAGCGAG GGTGAAGGTGCACCATTATCTGTTTTGCATATTCAGTATCCTGAATGGCCTGACCATGGAGTTCCGAAAGATACATCTGCTGTGCGTGAAATTTTGAAAAGATTATACAATTTACCACCAAACCTTGGCCCAATAGTGGTGCACTGCAG TGCAGGTATTGGTAGAACTGGAACATACTGCACCATTCACAACGCTATTCAGAGAATACTAGCTGGGGATATGTCTGCTGTAGATATTGCAAACACAGTAGCTATGTTCAGGTCCCAGCGTATCGGAATGGTACAGACTCAG GAACAGTATATTTTCTGCTATGAAGCTATCATGGATGAACTGGAAGACCTTGTATCTCAACAGCACTGA
- the LOC130719450 gene encoding protein-tyrosine-phosphatase PTP1 isoform X2, with amino-acid sequence MAAGNSSSPSPSVFSHEILNFSPDSPTPISLTPDQLKHCTQALSLFKQKLLNPHTISQEFAYLQTNRFTPSQMKRSCNVALDPVNSSKNRYTDVIPFDKNRVVLKSSTDYRPAALGYINASFVSTSSPGVVASQFIATQGPLPHTYEDFWEMVIQYHCPAIVMLTRLVDNYKMVKCGDYFQSEDGPREFGNISVNCKWAKTTEASLVLRHLEVNRSEGEGAPLSVLHIQYPEWPDHGVPKDTSAVREILKRLYNLPPNLGPIVVHCRYW; translated from the exons ATGGCCGCCGGCAACTCCTCATCTCCCTCCCCCTCCGTATTTTCTCACGAGATTTTGAATTTCTCCCCCGATTCCCCCACCCCAATCTCTCTCACTCCCGACCAGCTCAAGCACTGCACCCAAGCGCTCTCCTTGTTCAAGCAGAAGCTCCTCAATCCTCACACCATCTCCCAAGAGTTCGCTTACTTGCAG ACGAACAGGTTTACACCGAGTCAGATGAAGAGGAGTTGCAACGTTGCTCTTGATCCTGTCAATTCCAGCAAGAATCGATACACTGATGTGATCCCAT TTGATAAGAACAGGGTTGTTCTGAAATCAAGCACTGATTATAGGCCTGCAGCATTGGGGTATATCAATGCAAGCTTTGTCTCG ACATCTTCCCCTGGAGTTGTAGCATCCCAGTTTATAGCCACACAAGGCCCGCTGCCGCACACTTATGAGGATTTCTGGGAAATGGTTATCCAATATCACTGCCCTGCAATTGTGATGCTTACTAGGTTGGTCGACAATTACAAG ATGGTAAAGTGTGGAGATTACTTTCAATCTGAGGATGGACCTAGAGAATTTGGAAATATCTCTGTTAACTGTAAATGGGCGAAAACCACTGAAGCTTCGTTGGTGCTGCGCCATTTAGAGGTGAACCGTAGCGAG GGTGAAGGTGCACCATTATCTGTTTTGCATATTCAGTATCCTGAATGGCCTGACCATGGAGTTCCGAAAGATACATCTGCTGTGCGTGAAATTTTGAAAAGATTATACAATTTACCACCAAACCTTGGCCCAATAGTGGTGCACTGCAG GTATTGGTAG